A stretch of DNA from Diospyros lotus cultivar Yz01 chromosome 14, ASM1463336v1, whole genome shotgun sequence:
GCTGGAAGAAGCGGCGGAAGCCTTCTGGAAGGGCTGTACAGACTCCTCATGCGGCGCAACTCTGTCTATGTCACCTTCGTCGTCGCCGGAGCCTTCCTCGGCGAATGGGTACGTCCGTCTAGCCTCTGTGCTTAGGTTTTATgcttgtgtgtgcgtgtgtcCACGCATGTTTAATTGTTCATGATCTGAAGTATGAACCATTTTTACGATGCAACTAGTCTCGTGCAATTCTAGATATCCACACTAAGCGAGGTAAAGAAGTTCAAACTTGGAGCCTTTTAACATAGAATTCATTGTGGGTGCAGGCTGTGGACAAGGGAGTGCGGAAGCTCTGGGAATACAACAATGTCGGGGTAATCTTACATCTTCTAGAGTTGTTGCTCTTCTGCAAatgttcctttttcttctctaaacaGCTGTTGATAGCCCCATAACCATAAGCAATAGGTGTCACCATTTTAAAGTCTTGTACATGCAGTCCTGATTGAAAGTTGTGCGTACCGCAGAAACGATACGAAGACATTCCAGTTCTGGGAGCAAGGCAATCAGAATCAGAAGAATGAGCTATGGCGGaaccatatatatgtattttaataacAAACTAACAATTGCATCTGTTGTTCGCTTGGTACTCATGAATGGAAGATGTCATTTACACAAATCTTATTTATAAGCATATATacgtttgtgtgtgtgtgtgtgtcttcttcttccagcgCGTCAGAATTTTTATGGCTTAATAGATCTTAAAGTCTATgaactattataaaatatgacattgagtccctcatttaaaaaaacttaagattcgatctttaaacaattaaaaatatacctTCTTAGTTCTTTCCATTTACATACGTCTGACTGTGATATCACGCACCGTTTAAAGTGCGTGACataataaattcatatatataatattattaatattttgtgtgatttaaaataattttatattattttaattactattACTATATTCTTGCATTTAATTGTAACAGCACAGACCCACCCCCTCCTATGGTCGCGACCATCACTCTTCCTGCCCATGGTTGtggctctcactctctctctctctctatatatattgcAAAGACCCACCCCCTTCTATGGCCGTGGCCCTCTCTttctatttctatatatatatactacaccCACCCCCTCTCGCGGTCGcggccctctctctctctaatataTATAGTGCCCCCTCTCAGATATGAACATTACAGATATTGATCAAACCTCCTAGAAACAAAGTGAGACTCCACTCTCTCCCCCTTGAAAAACTAATgtctatttctttatttctattgtTAAGTTGTCAATATTGATGCGTGTGATAAAGATGAGAACTTTTGTAAATGCCGAATAAATGCTATTCTGTGGtgttcaatcaaataattataagaaattggagaaaatggtATTGGGTAATTCTGAGTCTCTGAAAATACTTGCTCTGTGTGCGGGGTGCTATTTTAAGGATTGCCTCAATATTTACACTCAATTCCATCACTTTTGGCTTGTGATGCTTTTGCAGATTACCAAATGCGCCCGACATGGAGATTTTCTCTATGTATGGAGTTGGAATCCCTACTGAAAGGGCATATGTCTATAAGTTAAGTTCTGGTGCCGAGTGTTACATTCCATTTCAAATTGATATCTCTGCCGATGTTGGGCACGACTGCACTTGAAGGGTGAGGTTTTTTCTGTTGATGGAGATGAAACAATTCCCATCCTGAGCGCAGGTTTTATGGCTGCAAAAGGCTGGCGGGGGAAAACCCGATTCAATCCCTCGGGCATTCATACTTACATAAGGGAATATAATCACGCCCTCCAGCAAATCTCTTGGAAGGCCGTGCAACCCAGAGTGGGGCTCATGTTGATATAATTAGGGGTGTGCAGCGGTTCGGTTAATTTAGAATCGGTTATCGGTTCGGTTAAGGTGGGTATCGGTTCAGTTTATAAAAAATTGGTTCGGTTttattggtttggttttatcGGTTAACCGAACCGACCGTTAATCAAAACAATGTCGTTTTCTATATGataaaacgacgtcgttttacGTAAAA
This window harbors:
- the LOC127789517 gene encoding cytochrome b-c1 complex subunit 9-like; the protein is MEWLKAGRSGGSLLEGLYRLLMRRNSVYVTFVVAGAFLGEWAVDKGVRKLWEYNNVGKRYEDIPVLGARQSESEE